In the Anaerolineae bacterium genome, GCTTGCGGAAGACCGAAGGCTCTTGCGGAAGATAGTGAATCCCCAAGCGCGCCCGCCGATAGAAGGGCCATTGCCCAATCGCCAGCCCATCCAAGAAGATCTCTCCCGACTCATGGGCGATCAGCCCCACGATCAGATAGAACGTCGTGGTCTTGCCCGCGCCGTTGGGCCCCAGCAGCCCCGTCACCCGGCCGCTGGGAATCTGCAACGAGACGCCGTTGACGATCAGACGACGCCCGTAGCGCTTGACCAGCTTTTCTGTCTGTAAGATCATCGCGGCTCTTTGAATCGCAAGCGAGC is a window encoding:
- a CDS encoding ATP-binding cassette domain-containing protein, with protein sequence MILQTEKLVKRYGRRLIVNGVSLQIPSGRVTGLLGPNGAGKTTTFYLIVGLIAHESGEIFLDGLAIGQWPFYRRARLGIHYLPQEPSVFRKLSALENVLTVLERRERERARRQAQALRLLEKLGIAHLADQRADTL